The Methylacidimicrobium sp. B4 genome contains a region encoding:
- a CDS encoding redoxin domain-containing protein — protein sequence MALPVGTAAPDFALKSKTPEGLVEIRLSSFRGRKVVLLFFPLAFTSVCTEEMCRMTEALNAYGRLDASILAVSVDSPFAQEAWAQREGIHIPLLSDLNKEVTRTYGVLLPGVLGIGDVAARAAFVIDRQGKIAYAEVTANPTVLPRFSAIEETVGRLD from the coding sequence ATGGCGCTACCGGTAGGAACAGCAGCACCCGACTTTGCGCTCAAGAGCAAGACACCGGAAGGGCTCGTCGAAATCCGGCTGAGTTCCTTTCGTGGCAGAAAGGTCGTCCTTCTCTTCTTTCCTCTAGCGTTCACGAGTGTCTGCACCGAGGAGATGTGCCGCATGACCGAGGCGCTCAACGCCTACGGGCGACTCGATGCGTCCATCCTTGCGGTGAGCGTGGACAGCCCTTTCGCGCAGGAAGCATGGGCGCAGCGGGAAGGAATCCACATTCCCCTTCTTTCGGATCTCAACAAGGAGGTTACCAGGACCTATGGGGTCCTGCTTCCCGGGGTTCTGGGCATCGGTGATGTGGCCGCCCGGGCGGCCTTCGTGATCGACCGGCAGGGGAAGATCGCCTATGCGGAAGTGACCGCCAATCCGACCGTCCTTCCCCGGTTTTCCGCGATCGAAGAGACCGTGG